A DNA window from Argiope bruennichi chromosome X2, qqArgBrue1.1, whole genome shotgun sequence contains the following coding sequences:
- the LOC129960138 gene encoding leucine-rich repeat and immunoglobulin-like domain-containing nogo receptor-interacting protein 3, with protein MMASLWTYAILLVFSKSISSHSGSFSPKSDLSYSEKLIENWPEMRRICPSVCECTNYEYNLIIGCSYKKLDSFPANLHSSVFYLNLVGNNISKLSYNVSLQSLNSLNVSENKISNIDHLWLSSLAHLEYLDISKNFLHAKEIENVFQNISLHHLNLSKNKLVTITTLMFNQMNSLHSLNLSQNEIETISSNSFMDLNDLRILDLFSNKLTDLQHEIFTNLEHLQTLILKHNNIKLLRNVVFSTLKSLQFLDLSKNSIASVGLLSFKGLTKLEYLNLSSNYITYLQDGVFRSLESLKILDLSQNPINSIDKIFIHTKGLEFLYLQDLTSFKELTPFSLLGLHELKSLDISGSKSLSEVSVKSFSHAQNLKFLDFSHTNLTNLRMGVFNNMHKIETLKLNGNPWKCDCYLYWLLIWLGEHTSTQLLSPSETHCSTPINLKHHVLLDALDHNMVCTNASIYYYTNKTKFRVGSPALLECKVEGTPLPSITWITPTKEAFYWDSLQNQTKQAGSVHFSTGSPHRLDFQNIREEKRGRFYLLQNGNLAIQNVERGDGGFYVCKASNPLSYASVSIRLTLDYEYLVHIKIVSVLVGMATSFGFLLLTLISVLIKMIMKHFGIKCPCYNGNASPRTQQIKKILESMEHYKKQQLERLRDNYNGQVQRIKDNCMQQMERLRESYSSQAERLRDIKEYGTLQIDRIRENYYFQVQRVRDYSAGQIVRLRENYLFQRNRIRKFSAHHLYKLRENYKVQQQHLNKILENLNIESCRNVCHRTDSIIFEPDLNLGNVLVPKICLQTITKETSDSNDNSSQLSAYFTPDEVGSEISGHESDECENFVNSTIVNASQNDIAICIEDSPINDLHIPDECEKDLSFDHNIYESSQNANETIV; from the coding sequence ATGATGGCATCATTATGGACATATGCAATCCTTCTGGTTTTCTCGAAAAGCATCAGCTCACATTCTGGTTCCTTTTCTCCTAAATCTGATCTGTCTTATTCTGAAAAACTGATCGAAAATTGGCCGGAAATGAGAAGAATTTGTCCATCTGTTTGCGAATGTactaattatgaatataatttaataattggttGTAGTTACAAAAAGCTAGACTCTTTTCCTGCTAATTTGCACTCctcagttttttatttaaatttagttggGAATAATATCTCAAAATTGTCATATAATGTTAGCTTACAATctttaaattcattgaatgtatctgaaaacaaaatttcaaatatagatcATCTGTGGCTCAGTTCTCTGGCACACTTAGAATATTTGgatatttcaaaaaactttttgcatgcaaaagaaattgaaaatgtatttcagaacatttctttacatcatcttaatttatctaaaaacaaattaGTTACTATAACAACCTTAATGTTTAACCAAATGAATTCTTTACATTCACTTAATTTGAGTCAGaatgaaattgaaacaattaGTTCTAACAGCTTTATGGATTTGAATGATTTAAGGattcttgatttattttctaataaactaaCTGATTTACAACatgaaattttcacaaatttggaGCATTTGCAaacattgattttaaaacataataatattaaattattgagaaatgtGGTATTCTCTACATTAAAAAGTCTTCAATTTCTTGATTTAAGTAAAAATAGCATTGCATCAGTTGGCCTATTATCTTTTAAAGGTCTTACAAAGCTAGAATATCTTAATTTGAGTAGTAATTACATTACTTATTTACAGGATGGTGTGTTTCGCTCTTtagaatctttgaaaatattagatcTTAGTCAAAACCCGATTAAtagtattgataaaatttttattcacactAAAGGCCTTGAATTTCTATACTTGCAAGACTTAACTAGTTTTAAAGAATTGACACCTTTTAGTTTACTGGGTTTACATGAGTTGAAGTCCTTAGATATATCAGGATCTAAATCATTATCTGAGGTCAGTGTAAAGTCATTTTCTCATGCacagaatctgaaatttttagatttcagtcATACCAATTTAACCAATTTAAGAATGGGTGTctttaataatatgcataaaatcgaaacactaaaattaaatggaaatccATGGAAATGTGATTGTTATTTATATTGGTTACTTATTTGGTTAGGAGAACATACCAGTACACAGTTACTATCTCCATCTGAAACTCATTGCAGTACACCTATAAATTTAAAACACCATGTATTACTTGATGCCTTAGACCATAACATGGTATGCACCAATGCATCTATTTACTACTAtactaataaaactaaatttaggGTAGGGTCTCCTGCTTTATTAGAGTGCAAAGTAGAAGGTACTCCATTACCAAGCATAACATGGATAACGCCTACAAAGGAAGCATTTTATTGGGATAGTTTacaaaatcaaacaaaacaaGCTGGAAGTGTCCACTTTTCAACTGGTTCTCCTCATCGATTAGATTTCCAAAACATAAGGGAAGAAAAACGAGgtcgtttttatttattacaaaatggaaATTTAGCTATACAAAATGTTGAGCGAGGTGATGGAGGGTTTTATGTTTGCAAGGCTTCAAATCCTTTGAGTTATGCTTCAGTATCAATACGTCTTACGTTAGATTATGAATATCTAgttcatataaaaattgtaagTGTATTAGTTGGAATGGCAACAAGTTTCGGTTTTTTGTTGCTGActttgatttctgttttaattaaaatgataatgaagCACTTTGGTATTAAATGTCCTTGCTATAATGGAAATGCGTCTCCACGTACTCAGCAAATCAAAAAGATACTGGAGAGCATGGAGCATTATAAAAAGCAGCAGTTAGAGAGGCTGCGAGACAACTATAATGGACAAGTTCAAAGAATAAAAGATAACTGTATGCAACAAATGGAACGCTTACGAGAAAGTTATTCATCGCAAGCTGAACGTTTGCGCGACATTAAGGAGTATGGTACACTTCAAATAGATCGAATACGAGAAAACTACTATTTTCAAGTTCAACGAGTTCGTGATTATAGTGCAGGTCAGATCGTTAGACTTcgtgaaaattatcttttccagcggaatagaataagaaaattcaGTGCTCACCATTTAtacaaattaagagaaaattataaagTGCAGCAACAgcacttaaataaaattcttgaaaatttaaatattgaaagctGCAGAAATGTTTGTCATAGAACAGATTCTATTATATTTGAACCAGATTTAAATTTGGGAAATGTTCTGGTGCCAAAAATTTGCCTTCAAACTATTACGAAAGAAACAAGTGATTCAAATGATAATTCTAGTCAACTTTCAGCATATTTCACTCCAGATGAAGTTGGCTCTGAAATTTCTGGTCATGAAAGTGATGAATGTGAAAATTTCGTGAATAGTACTATAGTGAATGCTTCTCAAAATGATATAGCAATTTGCATCGAAGACAGTCCAATAAATGATTTGCACATTCCAGATGAATGTGAAAAAGATCTTAGTTTTGACCATAATATTTATGAGAGTAGCCAAAATGCAAATGAAACGATAGTTTAG